Proteins encoded by one window of Paenibacillus sp. DCT19:
- the rho gene encoding transcription termination factor Rho: MDLQISDLEEMKLTDLYKLAKKYQIPYYGQLKKKELIFAILRAQAEQSGLMFMQGVLEILPEGYGFLRPINYLPSTEDIYISASQIRKFDLRTGDLVSGKCRTPKENERYFGLLQVNAVNGENPSAAAERLHFPALTPLYPQKKLVLETSPNHLSTRIMDVLAPVGLGQRGLIVAPPKAGKTLLLKEIANSISTNNPEIELFVLLIDERPEEVTDMSRSVKGEVVASTFDELPENHIKVAELVLERALRLVEAKKDVVILLDSITRLARAYNLVIPPSGRTLSGGIDPAAFHRPKRFFGSARNVEEGGSLTILATALIDTGSRMDDIIYEEFKGTGNMELHLDRRLAERRIFPAIDIRRSGTRREEVLLSKEELDTIWTIRKNMNDSHDFVESFLKKLRNSKTNAEFLAAFDAAANNPTSNSGTTTTRRSPRQTATSATTT; encoded by the coding sequence ATGGATCTACAAATTTCCGATTTGGAAGAAATGAAATTAACGGACCTTTACAAACTGGCCAAAAAATATCAAATTCCATATTACGGTCAATTGAAAAAGAAAGAATTAATCTTTGCTATATTACGTGCACAAGCTGAACAAAGTGGTTTGATGTTTATGCAAGGTGTACTTGAAATTCTCCCAGAGGGATACGGATTCCTACGACCGATTAACTACCTGCCAAGTACAGAGGATATTTACATCTCGGCTTCGCAGATTCGTAAATTTGACCTAAGAACGGGTGACCTCGTATCGGGTAAATGTAGGACGCCAAAAGAAAATGAACGGTACTTCGGCTTGCTGCAAGTCAATGCTGTAAACGGAGAGAATCCTTCGGCCGCTGCGGAAAGACTTCATTTCCCTGCACTAACTCCATTATATCCGCAGAAAAAACTGGTTCTCGAAACATCCCCCAACCATTTGTCCACTCGCATTATGGATGTGCTTGCTCCAGTAGGTCTGGGTCAGCGCGGATTGATCGTAGCACCTCCCAAAGCAGGTAAAACACTTCTCCTTAAAGAAATCGCCAACAGCATCTCAACGAACAATCCTGAAATTGAACTATTTGTCCTGTTGATTGATGAGCGTCCGGAGGAAGTAACGGATATGTCTCGTTCGGTTAAAGGTGAAGTTGTGGCTTCTACGTTTGATGAGCTGCCTGAAAACCACATTAAAGTTGCTGAATTGGTGCTGGAGCGTGCGCTTCGTCTTGTAGAAGCCAAAAAAGATGTCGTTATCTTGCTGGATAGCATCACACGTCTGGCTCGCGCATACAACTTGGTTATTCCGCCATCTGGTCGGACGCTTAGTGGAGGTATTGATCCTGCGGCATTCCATCGCCCTAAACGTTTCTTCGGTTCTGCAAGGAATGTGGAAGAGGGAGGAAGCCTGACTATTCTGGCGACGGCTCTGATTGATACCGGTTCTCGTATGGATGATATTATCTATGAAGAGTTCAAAGGTACGGGCAACATGGAGCTTCATTTGGATCGTCGTTTGGCAGAGCGCCGCATCTTCCCTGCGATTGATATTCGTCGCTCGGGTACTCGCCGTGAAGAAGTGCTTCTTAGCAAAGAAGAGCTGGATACAATTTGGACTATTCGGAAAAATATGAATGACTCACATGATTTTGTTGAGAGCTTCTTGAAAAAGCTGCGTAACAGCAAAACCAATGCAGAGTTCCTTGCCGCATTTGATGCAGCAGCCAATAATCCAACGAGTAATTCCGGCACAACAACTACCCGTCGTTCACCAAGACAAACAGCCACATCAGCAACAACAACCTAG
- a CDS encoding alpha-N-arabinofuranosidase: MVNVTLKADSNQGLINRNIYGHFSEHLGRCIYEGIWVGEDSPIPNTEGIRNDVLTALQKLNIPVLRWPGGCFADEYHWKDGVGPLSERARMINTNWGGVEENNHFGTHEFLRLCELLGTEPYISGNVGSGTVQEMQQWVEYMTFDGESPMANWRKSNGREKPWKLTYFGVGNENWGCGGNMRAEYYADEYRRYATYVRNYSDNQIYKIACGPNEDNYHWTEVLMREAHQHMSGLSLHYYTLPTGVWQDKGEATGFNESDWFQTLKRTLHMEELIVKHSEIMDKYDPECKVGLIIDEWGTWYNVEPGTNPGFLYQQNTMRDALVAGINLNLFNKYNKRVQMANLAQIVNVLQALVLTEGEKMILTPTYHVFDMYQVHMDAERLELDYESPGYTFGEDTIPQLSLSASRDQEGVIHVTACNLSHTDELEVVCQLQATDSSVASGRILHHGEIGAFNTFEQPENVTPSEWKGVTLENGQLRFVLPPASVGVIAIKA, encoded by the coding sequence ATGGTTAACGTTACTTTAAAGGCAGATTCCAATCAAGGATTAATAAATCGCAATATCTATGGGCACTTTTCTGAACATCTGGGTCGTTGCATTTATGAGGGAATATGGGTCGGAGAAGACTCACCTATTCCGAATACAGAAGGCATTCGAAATGATGTATTAACAGCACTGCAAAAGCTAAATATTCCGGTGCTCCGTTGGCCTGGTGGCTGTTTTGCCGATGAGTACCACTGGAAGGATGGCGTTGGGCCGCTGAGTGAACGTGCACGAATGATCAATACGAACTGGGGCGGCGTTGAGGAGAACAATCATTTTGGAACCCATGAATTTCTGAGACTATGTGAACTGCTTGGAACGGAGCCTTATATTAGCGGTAATGTCGGAAGCGGTACAGTTCAAGAGATGCAACAATGGGTGGAATACATGACGTTTGACGGCGAATCACCAATGGCCAATTGGAGGAAGAGCAATGGTCGAGAAAAGCCATGGAAATTGACGTACTTTGGCGTAGGTAATGAGAACTGGGGATGCGGCGGCAATATGCGAGCAGAATATTACGCTGACGAATACCGCCGATATGCCACATATGTGCGCAATTATTCCGATAATCAGATTTACAAAATTGCATGTGGGCCAAACGAGGATAACTATCATTGGACAGAAGTATTAATGCGTGAAGCTCATCAGCATATGAGTGGACTCAGCTTACACTACTACACTCTCCCAACGGGCGTATGGCAGGATAAAGGTGAAGCGACTGGTTTTAATGAAAGTGATTGGTTCCAGACGTTGAAGCGCACACTTCATATGGAAGAATTAATTGTGAAACATTCTGAGATTATGGATAAGTACGACCCTGAATGTAAAGTCGGTCTGATTATAGACGAGTGGGGCACATGGTACAACGTGGAGCCAGGAACTAACCCAGGATTCCTCTATCAGCAAAATACAATGAGAGATGCCCTGGTAGCAGGTATCAATCTGAATTTATTCAATAAGTATAACAAGCGGGTGCAAATGGCGAACCTTGCACAGATCGTGAATGTGCTGCAAGCACTTGTGCTGACTGAAGGCGAGAAGATGATCCTTACGCCAACATATCACGTCTTTGATATGTATCAGGTTCATATGGATGCAGAGCGACTGGAACTGGATTATGAGAGTCCTGGATATACTTTTGGTGAAGATACAATCCCACAGCTTAGCTTGTCTGCATCACGTGATCAGGAAGGTGTAATTCATGTGACCGCATGTAATCTCAGTCATACGGATGAGCTGGAAGTGGTGTGTCAATTGCAAGCTACCGATTCTTCCGTTGCCTCAGGACGCATTCTGCATCACGGGGAGATCGGTGCATTTAATACGTTTGAGCAGCCAGAGAACGTTACTCCATCAGAATGGAAGGGTGTTACGCTGGAAAATGGTCAATTGCGATTCGTATTGCCACCTGCATCTGTTGGAGTCATTGCAATAAAGGCATAG
- a CDS encoding DUF6171 family protein has protein sequence MNSRLSMETGQKSERSLCKGCDDQYDVQISEAKLARLVELASRSRPVVADAEYERRLSSCYSCPALQYGSTCRYCGCLVQVRAKLLDSTCPFPYNSRWI, from the coding sequence ATGAATAGCCGTTTATCTATGGAAACAGGTCAGAAATCTGAACGTTCGCTTTGCAAAGGTTGCGATGATCAATATGATGTACAGATTAGTGAAGCCAAGCTAGCGCGTCTTGTGGAGCTGGCCTCACGTTCACGTCCTGTTGTTGCAGATGCCGAATATGAGCGGAGATTATCCTCCTGTTACAGCTGTCCGGCATTACAGTACGGTAGCACTTGTCGGTATTGTGGTTGTTTGGTACAGGTACGTGCCAAATTGCTAGATTCGACCTGTCCATTCCCGTATAATTCACGATGGATCTGA
- the fba gene encoding class II fructose-1,6-bisphosphate aldolase, with amino-acid sequence MPLVSMTDMLNKALEGKYAVGQYNINNLEWTQAILTAAEEEKSPVILGVSEGAARHMGGFTTVVKMVEGLLIDMKISVPVAIHLDHGSSFDKCKEAIDAGFTSVMIDGSHHSIDENIEMTKKVVEYAHAKGVSVEAEVGTVGGQEDDVIGGIQYADLNECIRIVKETGIDTLAPALGSVHGPYQGEPNLGFKEMEEVRDAVQVPLVLHGGTGIPKHDIDKAISLGTSKINVNTENQISFTKAVREVLAAKPNAYDPRTFIVPGRDAIKETVKGKIREFGSNNKA; translated from the coding sequence ATGCCATTAGTATCTATGACAGACATGTTGAACAAAGCACTCGAAGGAAAATATGCAGTTGGTCAATACAACATCAATAACCTTGAGTGGACTCAAGCAATTCTTACTGCTGCTGAAGAAGAAAAGTCCCCAGTAATCCTGGGCGTTTCCGAAGGTGCAGCACGTCACATGGGTGGCTTTACTACTGTAGTTAAAATGGTAGAAGGACTCTTGATTGACATGAAAATCTCCGTACCAGTTGCTATTCACCTGGATCACGGTTCAAGCTTCGACAAATGTAAAGAAGCGATCGATGCTGGATTTACATCCGTTATGATCGACGGTTCTCACCACTCTATCGATGAGAACATCGAAATGACTAAAAAAGTAGTTGAATATGCACACGCTAAAGGCGTTTCTGTAGAAGCTGAAGTAGGTACTGTAGGCGGACAAGAAGACGACGTTATCGGTGGTATTCAATACGCTGACCTGAACGAATGTATCCGTATCGTTAAAGAAACGGGTATCGATACTTTGGCACCAGCTCTGGGTTCTGTACACGGTCCTTACCAAGGCGAGCCAAACCTCGGCTTCAAAGAAATGGAAGAAGTTCGTGACGCGGTACAAGTTCCACTCGTATTGCACGGTGGTACAGGTATTCCTAAACACGATATCGATAAAGCTATCTCCCTGGGTACTTCCAAAATCAACGTGAACACAGAGAACCAAATCTCTTTCACTAAAGCAGTTCGTGAAGTACTTGCAGCTAAACCAAATGCTTACGATCCACGTACGTTCATCGTACCAGGCCGTGACGCAATCAAAGAAACAGTTAAAGGTAAAATCCGCGAGTTTGGTTCCAACAACAAAGCGTAA
- a CDS encoding CTP synthase codes for MTKYIFVTGGVVSSLGKGITAASLGRLLKNRGLKVTIQKFDPYINIDPGTMSPYQHGEVFVTDDGAETDLDLGHYERFIDINLSKNSNVTTGKVYSSVISKERRGEYLGGTVQVIPHITNEIKERVFRAGREAGSDVVITEIGGTVGDIESLPFLEAIRQIKSDVGRDNVMYIHVTLIPYIKAAGEVKTKPTQHSVKELRSIGIQPNVIVCRTEYELSKDMKAKIALFCDIDENAVVECRDASTLYEVPLNLREEGLDEIVVNHLKLTTPAPDMSEWEGLVDRISKLQRTVEIAIVGKYVALHDAYLSVVESLSHAGFASNAEVKIRWVHSEDITDENVGDLLHGVGGILVPGGFGDRGIEGKVSAIRYAREKNIPFFGICLGMQVSVIEYARSIVGLNGANSSEINPATEFPVIDLLPEQKDIENLGGTMRLGLYPCKLQEGSLAMACYDDELVYERHRHRYEFNNEYREAIEKAGLVISGTSPDGRLVEIVELPGHPWFLAVQFHPEFTSRPNRPQPLFREFVKASLENAEK; via the coding sequence GTGACAAAGTATATTTTCGTGACGGGCGGAGTTGTGTCCTCCCTGGGCAAAGGAATCACGGCTGCCTCGCTAGGCAGATTGCTGAAAAACAGAGGACTCAAGGTAACAATCCAGAAATTTGACCCATATATCAACATTGACCCGGGAACAATGAGCCCGTATCAGCACGGTGAAGTATTCGTAACAGACGATGGCGCGGAAACGGATTTGGATCTGGGTCACTATGAACGGTTTATTGATATCAATCTTTCCAAAAACAGCAACGTTACAACGGGTAAAGTGTACTCTTCTGTAATCAGCAAAGAGCGTCGCGGTGAATATCTGGGCGGTACAGTACAAGTTATCCCACACATTACGAACGAGATCAAAGAGCGTGTATTCCGCGCTGGTCGTGAAGCTGGTTCGGATGTTGTAATTACGGAAATCGGCGGAACAGTGGGCGACATCGAGAGCTTGCCTTTCCTGGAAGCTATTCGTCAGATCAAGAGCGATGTAGGTCGTGACAATGTAATGTACATCCATGTAACGTTGATCCCATACATCAAGGCTGCGGGTGAAGTGAAAACAAAACCTACACAGCACAGTGTGAAGGAATTGCGCAGCATCGGTATTCAGCCAAACGTTATCGTTTGCCGTACTGAGTACGAGCTGTCCAAAGACATGAAAGCCAAAATCGCGCTCTTCTGTGACATTGATGAGAACGCCGTGGTAGAATGCCGCGATGCGAGCACATTGTATGAAGTGCCACTTAACCTGCGCGAAGAAGGCTTGGATGAGATCGTGGTAAACCACCTGAAGCTGACTACTCCTGCACCGGATATGAGCGAGTGGGAAGGGTTGGTTGACCGGATCAGCAAATTGCAACGCACGGTTGAGATTGCAATTGTTGGTAAATATGTAGCGCTTCACGATGCATATCTGAGCGTTGTTGAATCATTGTCTCATGCTGGATTTGCATCCAACGCAGAGGTGAAGATTCGCTGGGTTCATTCCGAAGATATTACAGATGAGAACGTAGGCGACCTGTTGCATGGCGTGGGTGGTATTCTTGTTCCTGGTGGATTCGGAGATCGTGGAATCGAAGGTAAAGTATCGGCAATCCGTTATGCCCGTGAGAAAAATATTCCGTTCTTCGGTATTTGCCTCGGTATGCAGGTTTCCGTTATTGAATATGCACGTTCCATCGTTGGTTTGAACGGTGCTAACAGCTCGGAGATCAATCCAGCTACTGAATTCCCAGTAATCGATCTGTTGCCAGAGCAAAAAGATATTGAAAATCTGGGTGGTACGATGCGTCTTGGTCTGTACCCTTGTAAGCTTCAAGAAGGATCTTTGGCAATGGCTTGTTATGATGACGAGCTCGTGTATGAGAGACATCGCCACCGGTATGAGTTCAACAATGAATACCGTGAAGCTATCGAGAAAGCAGGATTGGTTATCTCCGGTACATCTCCAGATGGCCGTTTGGTAGAGATCGTTGAACTTCCGGGACATCCGTGGTTCCTGGCAGTACAATTCCATCCGGAATTCACTTCCCGTCCGAATCGTCCACAACCGTTGTTCCGTGAGTTTGTGAAAGCTTCGTTGGAGAACGCTGAGAAGTAA
- a CDS encoding S8 family peptidase, with protein MDYTGLLHHLVEGMKSPEPEQAGRYLIRFNQPRHYEACLMELSRMRSEFSDLKAVRSSRLARSIIANVGCPEELSRYGADITLEEDHSISLHATALHNKPTSVQGVPWGVKQIRAPKVWSVSTGHRIKIGVIDTGADYQHPDLRYSLARGINLLNRSLLPHDDNGHGTHIAGTIAAANSTAGMIGVAPRSLIYPVKAFDHNGSAYVSDIVLGIDWCVRNRVNIINMSFGMKTRSKALLDVVNRAYHAGIVIVASSGNDGKRRSIDYPARYPQTISVGATDKNRRIASFSNRGAYVDVYAPGDKIVSSWVQGKHHEMSGTSMATSHVSGAIALLLAKHPGLSPSEIKTLVKRATVPLRARKTSAAKTKVRGGEIDALRLMQEGEA; from the coding sequence ATGGACTATACCGGCTTATTGCATCATTTAGTTGAAGGAATGAAAAGCCCTGAACCGGAACAGGCGGGGCGGTACCTTATCCGGTTCAATCAACCAAGACACTATGAAGCCTGTCTCATGGAACTTTCGAGAATGCGGAGCGAGTTCTCCGATCTCAAGGCAGTGCGTTCATCCCGTCTTGCACGCTCCATTATCGCGAATGTAGGCTGCCCAGAGGAATTGAGTCGTTATGGCGCTGACATCACATTGGAAGAGGATCATTCCATCTCGCTTCATGCCACTGCGCTCCATAATAAACCAACCAGCGTTCAAGGCGTGCCCTGGGGAGTGAAGCAGATTCGTGCACCTAAAGTATGGTCTGTCTCCACAGGACATCGCATCAAAATCGGCGTAATTGATACTGGTGCTGATTATCAGCACCCCGATCTGCGTTATTCACTGGCACGTGGGATTAATCTGTTGAATCGCAGTTTACTGCCACATGATGATAACGGTCACGGAACTCATATTGCAGGAACGATTGCAGCAGCCAACAGCACGGCTGGCATGATCGGAGTTGCCCCTCGGTCTTTGATATATCCAGTAAAGGCCTTTGATCATAACGGATCAGCTTATGTATCCGATATCGTACTTGGCATTGACTGGTGTGTGCGTAACCGGGTAAACATCATCAATATGAGCTTTGGCATGAAGACTCGCAGCAAGGCTCTCCTTGATGTGGTTAATCGGGCATACCATGCCGGCATTGTTATCGTGGCCTCGTCAGGGAACGACGGCAAACGCCGTAGCATTGATTATCCAGCAAGGTATCCGCAGACGATATCTGTGGGTGCAACGGACAAAAACCGGCGTATTGCGTCCTTCAGCAACCGTGGTGCATATGTAGATGTCTACGCACCTGGCGACAAGATTGTATCTTCATGGGTGCAAGGCAAGCATCACGAGATGAGCGGCACCTCCATGGCTACTTCTCACGTAAGTGGCGCGATCGCGCTATTACTTGCCAAGCATCCGGGTCTTTCGCCCAGCGAAATTAAAACGCTGGTCAAGCGCGCCACCGTGCCACTGCGCGCGCGCAAAACAAGCGCCGCGAAGACGAAGGTACGCGGCGGCGAGATCGACGCCCTCCGGCTTATGCAGGAGGGCGAGGCATAA
- the rpoE gene encoding DNA-directed RNA polymerase subunit delta, translated as MSTSLNLKIDKEKVREIPLVDLAFMVLKAANTPYYYRDLMNEVAKQRGMTDEEINEFIAQLYTEINIDGRFACVGTSLWGLKRWYPVAGTEDSMTGAKRPRIINDEDDDLEDEDFGEEEDSYNSDEDFDNTDDDQDEDDDDDDDEDDIFDEDDSDEEVLVEDDDLEDEDLDEDDEEESENEDDFDDDSNK; from the coding sequence GTGAGTACCTCACTCAACTTAAAAATTGATAAAGAAAAGGTAAGAGAGATTCCTTTGGTTGACCTCGCCTTTATGGTGCTGAAAGCGGCAAATACGCCGTATTACTACCGAGATTTGATGAATGAGGTAGCGAAGCAGCGCGGAATGACTGACGAAGAAATCAACGAGTTTATCGCCCAGCTATATACCGAGATTAATATCGATGGACGCTTTGCTTGTGTCGGTACGAGTCTGTGGGGATTGAAGCGCTGGTATCCGGTTGCTGGAACGGAAGATTCCATGACGGGTGCGAAACGTCCACGTATCATCAACGATGAAGATGATGATCTGGAAGATGAAGACTTCGGTGAAGAGGAAGATAGCTACAACAGCGACGAAGACTTCGACAATACTGATGATGATCAGGACGAAGATGACGACGATGATGATGACGAAGATGACATCTTCGATGAAGATGATAGCGATGAAGAAGTTCTAGTTGAAGATGATGATTTGGAAGATGAAGACCTCGACGAAGACGATGAAGAAGAGTCCGAAAACGAGGATGATTTTGACGACGATTCCAATAAGTAA
- a CDS encoding response regulator gives MENKKLLIVDDQNGIRILLMEVFSSEGYNTFQAPNGKVALEIVNNDKPDLVLLDMKIPGMDGLEILKHIKEIDPNIKVIMMTAYGELDMIKEATDLGALMHFTKPFDIDEMRVAVNMQLRNDPANKCS, from the coding sequence GTGGAAAATAAAAAATTGTTGATTGTTGATGACCAAAACGGGATTCGTATCCTCTTAATGGAAGTGTTCAGCAGTGAGGGATATAATACATTTCAAGCACCTAATGGTAAGGTTGCACTTGAAATTGTAAATAACGACAAACCTGATCTCGTGTTGCTCGATATGAAAATTCCTGGCATGGATGGTCTGGAAATTTTAAAGCATATTAAAGAGATAGATCCCAACATCAAAGTCATCATGATGACGGCTTATGGTGAGCTAGATATGATTAAGGAAGCCACCGATCTTGGAGCACTCATGCATTTTACGAAACCGTTTGATATCGATGAGATGCGTGTTGCCGTCAATATGCAATTACGAAATGATCCCGCCAATAAGTGCAGCTGA
- the argS gene encoding arginine--tRNA ligase encodes MTRNPLDTINERVSTAIGNAIVTAGIVTQDELPAITLEVPRDKSHGDLATNAAMQLTKIAKRNPRQIAEEIIANLDLADAGIETAEIAGPGFINFKLDKSYLYPVLELVQEQGENYGRINVGEGRKVEMEFVSANPTGSLHLGHARGAAVGDALCNILDYAGYNVTREYYINDAGNQVFNLARSIEARYLQELGQDAEMPEDGYHGEDIKGFAKELVAEKGDSLLSMHPGDRAAYFRDYGLEKELDKIKRDLNRFRVNFDIWFSETSLYDNGEVLRVLDELRDRDEIYEKDGATWLKTMQYGDDKERVLIKNDGTYTYLTPDIAYHRDKYARGYDTMINIWGADHHGYIPRMKAAMQALGNDPDKLVVLIAQMVSLFQNGEKVKMSKRTGKAVTMEDLMDEVGIDAIRYFFTMRSMDSHLDFDMDLAISTSNENPVFYVQYAHARVCSVYRQAEEQGIELLPISQINLSKLTTEHEFDLLRKMGELPEEIATAATGYAPHRLIRYVYELASLFHSYYRAERVITEDAEQTQARLALIGAVRTVIATALRLVGVSAPDKM; translated from the coding sequence ATGACACGTAATCCACTAGATACAATTAATGAACGGGTAAGCACGGCGATCGGCAATGCCATCGTTACTGCTGGAATCGTTACGCAGGATGAGTTACCTGCCATCACGCTTGAAGTACCTCGGGACAAATCCCACGGTGATCTAGCAACCAATGCTGCGATGCAGCTCACCAAGATTGCTAAGCGCAATCCTCGTCAGATTGCGGAAGAGATTATCGCCAACCTGGATCTGGCGGATGCTGGCATTGAGACGGCTGAGATTGCTGGGCCAGGCTTCATCAACTTCAAGTTGGACAAGAGCTACCTCTATCCTGTGCTGGAGCTTGTACAAGAGCAGGGTGAGAATTACGGAAGAATTAATGTTGGTGAAGGACGCAAAGTCGAAATGGAGTTTGTCAGTGCCAACCCAACAGGCAGCCTGCATCTGGGACATGCCCGTGGAGCAGCTGTAGGTGATGCGCTGTGCAATATTCTTGATTATGCGGGTTACAATGTAACGCGTGAATATTACATTAATGATGCGGGTAACCAGGTGTTTAATTTGGCTCGCTCCATTGAAGCACGTTATTTGCAAGAGCTAGGCCAAGATGCTGAGATGCCAGAAGACGGCTACCATGGTGAAGATATTAAAGGGTTTGCGAAGGAATTGGTTGCCGAGAAGGGAGACAGCTTGCTGTCCATGCATCCAGGAGATCGTGCCGCTTACTTCCGTGACTATGGTTTGGAGAAGGAACTGGATAAGATCAAACGCGACTTGAATCGCTTCCGCGTTAACTTTGATATCTGGTTCAGCGAGACTTCCCTGTACGATAATGGTGAAGTGCTTCGGGTTCTGGATGAATTGCGTGACCGTGACGAGATCTATGAGAAGGATGGCGCAACTTGGCTGAAAACGATGCAATATGGTGACGACAAGGAACGTGTATTGATCAAGAATGATGGTACGTACACTTACCTGACACCAGACATCGCTTACCACCGTGACAAATATGCTCGTGGCTACGACACAATGATTAACATCTGGGGAGCCGATCACCACGGATATATTCCACGGATGAAAGCTGCTATGCAAGCACTGGGTAACGATCCGGATAAACTGGTCGTGCTGATTGCACAGATGGTTAGCTTGTTCCAGAACGGTGAGAAAGTGAAAATGTCCAAGCGTACGGGTAAAGCCGTAACGATGGAAGATCTGATGGATGAAGTAGGCATTGACGCCATTCGATACTTCTTCACAATGCGCAGCATGGATTCCCATCTGGACTTTGACATGGATCTTGCTATTTCGACGTCTAATGAAAACCCGGTATTCTATGTGCAATACGCACATGCTCGGGTATGCAGTGTATACCGTCAAGCAGAAGAGCAAGGTATTGAGCTGTTGCCAATTTCTCAGATTAATCTATCTAAGCTGACAACAGAACACGAATTTGATCTTCTCCGCAAAATGGGAGAGCTGCCAGAAGAGATTGCCACTGCAGCTACGGGATATGCGCCACATCGCTTGATCCGTTACGTATATGAGCTGGCATCCCTGTTCCACAGTTACTACCGTGCAGAGCGCGTCATTACGGAAGACGCGGAGCAAACGCAAGCGCGTCTGGCGTTGATCGGTGCTGTGCGCACCGTTATCGCAACAGCGCTTCGTCTGGTTGGCGTATCCGCACCAGACAAAATGTAA
- a CDS encoding DUF1934 domain-containing protein codes for MSNMRPVQIRLHSRYEGEDVLQEMQGEAVLKGSVLYVRYQEPQTGPEGGITRTTLKMGGQSIKIIRHGEVESEQTFELNRKLPGFYRSPYMAFALSTHTQELELSIQGLNARAAWSYDFYRFDEESGHFAISLHIQEEPIS; via the coding sequence ATGTCGAACATGCGACCGGTTCAGATCCGGCTGCACAGCCGCTATGAAGGTGAAGATGTGCTGCAGGAAATGCAGGGTGAAGCTGTGCTGAAAGGGTCTGTTCTCTATGTTCGTTACCAGGAACCACAGACTGGCCCAGAAGGTGGTATTACCCGAACAACATTGAAAATGGGCGGACAATCCATCAAGATTATACGTCACGGCGAGGTGGAATCGGAGCAGACGTTTGAATTAAACCGGAAGCTTCCGGGTTTTTATCGTTCCCCTTACATGGCGTTTGCCTTGTCCACGCATACACAGGAGCTGGAACTTTCCATTCAGGGATTGAACGCACGCGCAGCGTGGAGCTACGACTTTTACCGCTTTGACGAAGAATCCGGACATTTCGCGATTAGTTTGCATATACAGGAGGAACCAATTTCATGA